In Thiofilum sp., the genomic window CATAACTAAAACCCACTAATAACAGCAAGATCAATAAAATATTGGCTGTATTCATTCAGTCACCGATCAATAATAGAAGGTACTTAAAACTAAAAAAGCAGGATGGTTATACACCACCCTGCTGAATCACATAATATCCAGTCCATTGGACTATTAGACTATTTTTATAATGACGTTTTAATCAGTGCATGCTCGCTCTGTAAGCCAACTAGGGAGGTTGCCAGTTAGAGACACAAGGGGCAGACACTGACTAGGCGTCTTATAAACCGGTTAAAGCAGTCATCGCTTTACCGTCAGCGGCAAATTTAGCGCGTTCTTCAGCAGGCATAGGAATCATGCCTTTATCGGCTAGATAACCCTCATCACCCCAAGCAGCATCGCTGGTAAACTCAGCTACAAAGTCTTCCAGACCTTTGATAGTGCCCACATGCTCTTTTTTCACATACATGTATAAAGGACGTGAAACAGGGTATTTACCTGCTGCGATAGATTCAAAGGAAATGTCTACACCATCAATTTTCGCACCCTTCACTTTCTCGCTATTTTGATCAAGGAAGCTAAAACCGAAAATACCTAGTGCATTTGGATTAGCATTAAGCTTTTGTACGATTAAGTTGTCGTTTTCGCCGGCTTCAACATAATGTCCGTCTTCGCGTATACCTTCACAAATGGCTTTGAATTTAGCGTTATCATCTTTTTCTAGTTTTTTGACCCAATCAAAGCTTTTGCAGCCTTCATGCATCACCATCTCAACGAAAGCATCACGCGTACCGGAGGTAGGTGGTGGACCTAGTACTTCGATTTTAGTATCAGGTAGGTTGGCGTTGATTTGCTTCCAAGTGGTGAATTTATTAGCAGCGGTTGTACCATCTTCTTGTGGCACGTCTTTAGCTAATGCCATAAAGAGTTCTTTACGGCTCAGGTCAAAGCCACCTGCATCCTTAGCGTTCGCAATAGCAATGCCGTCATAACCGACTTTAACTTCAACCGCGTTTACGCCATTCTTTTTACACATTTCTAATTCAGAGTCTTTAATGCGACGCGAAGCATTAGTAATGTCTGGAGTAGCCACACCTACACCCGAACAAAATAGCTTCATACCGCCCCCAGTGCCAGTAGCTTCAACTTTAGGCGCGGGATTGCCCGTTTTCTTAGCATAGTTCTCAGCGACTGATGTAGAGAACGGGAAAACGGTGGATGAACCAACGATCTCAATATTGTCACGCGCTTGTGCAGCACCAAAACCCATTAATAAACTAGCTGCCACGAGCCATGTTAATGATTTCATGCGGAAGTCTCCATCGAGTCCGAAGTTAAGATGTCGCTAGTCTAAGGATTAAATATGACAATTGTATGACAAGGTTAGGAGGTATTACTCAAGGCGGTGATGGAGTAATAAACACAAAAAAGCGTTTGCCGCCTCAATAGCGCACACTCATAATGACGAGCTTTAAAAAGAAATGAATTGCCTTATGCCTATTATCCGTCGTCTTTGGCGCTTAAGCGCTTTATTCATCCATTTACTAATAGGGGTGGTACTCGCTCTTGTTTTAACAGGTATTTTGCGCAAAACCTATCAACATGACGTGTTTAAGCGAGCTAAACAATGGTGGCTCAAACGCTTAGCTTCTATTACGGGTGCGGAAGTGATAATCAGTGGTGAACCCTTGTTACAGCGCGTGTTATGGGTGGCTAATCATGTGTCATGGTTAGATATTGGGGTAGTAGGGGGCGTGGGTGTCCCGCGCTTTTTATCTAAAATTGAAGTGAAAAAATGGCCTATTGTTGGCTGGTTAGCTACTCAGGCGGGGACTTTATATATAGATCGTGGACAGTCTGGCGAAACAGCCGCCGAAGCAGTGCGCCAAGCTTTATTACAAGGGGATAGAGTCGCCTTATTTCCAGAGGGCACAACGACCGACGGTAAAAATGTCAAACACTTTTTTGCGCGTATTTTTGCACCCGCCTTAGATACTGAAACCCCTGTGCAGCCTGTGGTATTACGCTACACCGATCAACAAGGGGCAGCTTTAGAGTCTGTACCTTATGTGGGGCAGCAAAACTTATTAATAAATTTATGGCGTGTGACTGGCCTACCGCGTTTTAAAGCCCATATTCAATTTTTGCCTCCGATAGCTACAGCAGGCTTAAATCGTAAAGAGGTAGCGACTCAGTGCGAAGAACTCATTAGAGCCGAACTATTAGCAAATCATAGCAGCGACCTAGTAAAGGATTAAAAATCTTAATCCTTTACCCACTATATCATTATACTTTGACAGCCTGAGTAGTCGATTTAGGTCTTTGTTGGGCTTGGCGCATGGTTTCGATATTCCGTTGCACTTCTTGGCTGAGTTCGGTGCTTAAATGTGGGTTAGCTTGTAACCAAGCCTCAGGCCATTGAATTTTATCCACGCTAAAGCTCAATGGGTCAACCGCTAAAGGCGCATCAAAGTCTGAAGTAGTTAAATCAAATACGCCGTTATCAAAAGGTAAGCCATTAGCTTTGCGTCGAATCATAACGGTCTCGCGTACATTATTTGAGGCATTGACTAAAGCTCGATGGTGGCAATAGGGGTTATTACCACGTCGATCAAAAAATACATGCGCCGTCCAGTTACACGCTCCCCGACAGAGTGCGGCAAAATCACAAGTCTTACAAAATCCCCATAAGTGCTCAGTACCTGCTGCTGTACCCGCTTTGAGATTAAAGGTTAATTCATCGCGCTCAGTCAGGATTTCAACTAAGGATGCATCTCGGATAGAACCACCTGAATACGCCGCTGTCGGTAGGGAAGGGCAGCCTTTGATGGTTCCATCGGCTTCAATGCCAATGGTGCTTAAGCCTGCATAGCAACCACGCCAAAAGCTAAACTCCGTTTCGCGCCCAAAGCCTCTCAGCATGCGATCATAAGGACCATAATAGCCGTAGTTGTTACCGGGTTGCACATAAAAGCCTTGTTGATAACCACGTTTAGCCAAATGAGCGAGTAGAGGATGAAAAATGAGTAGCTCATGGGGCTGCATCAATATGTCGGAATTATCGGCTGCATTCCCCATAGGCACGGTCATTTGGATTTGCCACGCTTTAGCGCCAGCGTCGACAAGCGCTTGATAGAGTAGAGGAAACTCTGGGGCGGAGAGGCGATTGACTTGGGTATTAGCACCAAAATACAGTCCCACTGCATTTAAATGCTCCATTGTTTCAAACGCATAGCGCCAAGAGCCTATTTTACCGCGTAACTTATCATGGGTTTGACGCATACCATCGACCGATACCGAGATTTGATTAATCCCTGCATCTTTCATACGTTGTGCGGTAGTGCGATTGATACCATAACCCCCAGTAGTCATAGAACAGATCATACCTTGGCGGGTGATTTCCTCGGCTATATCTAACCAATCAGAGCGCAAGAATGCCTCTCCACCAATCATGGTTACTTCGGTGATACCTACCTCCGCCATTTGACGCACTAAATCAAAAGCTTCAGCCCTAGATAACTCATTGACGCGTGCTTCACCTGCCCGTGAGCCGCAATGAGTACAGGCTAAATTGCATTTGAGCGTCGTCTCCCAGACGGCATAACTTTTACGCCGCGAACTAAAATTAGGAGCTGCTGAAGTAGCTTGTGACATAGCCAAGGTTCCTCTTATCGTGGGACTCAATTGAATGTAATGATGTTAACTACCCTAAGCTGAAGCTTCTATGGCTTGTCTAGACCATATAACTGAATGGCTCCATATACTGCTTGAATCGGCGGATTATTATCAATCGGATCAGGCTGAATGACGCCATACACGGGTTGCACCATACCATCCGGTGGCAATACCACCCCATATACGGGTTGAATATCGGGCGGCTGAATAACGCCATACACAGGTTGCGCAATAGGTGCAGGCGCGGGCGCTGGATTAGGTGCAGGAAAGCTTTTAACTAGCTGCATTAAAATTTGGCGAATCAAAGACGCTAGATCGATATAAGTGGCTTTATTAGGAGTAAAGGGATTATTCATCCAATTTAATTGCTGGCTAGCACGGCGCACGTTGCTGGTCTGGTCGCCTAATGAAGCACGCGGTAATAGGGTATTTCCAGCGCGATTATTGCTGGAGGAAATATTGGTCATTTAAGTTGGCTCCTTATTGTGAGTTCATAAACTCAACTATAAGACGCCCAGCAAAGAAGTGCTGATTCAGTAGGGTAAATGGCAAGGCTAAAAAGATAGGCGGAGGTTTTGCTAGGAGCTGATGGTGCATCAGCTCGATCAATGGTTAACGACTGCCTAGTTTCTTTTCTGTACCGTTCAATAAATTTTGAATATTGCTTTTATGGCGATAATAGATAAAAGCAGTCATTACTAATAAGCCTATGAATACCCCGCCGTTTTGGGTCATGAGGTAAAAATAAAGAGGGGCGAGTAGGGTAGCGGTTAAAGCGGCTAGTGAGGAGTACTTAAAGACACGAGCCATAATGAGCCAAGTAGCAATCGTGATCATCGCCGCTGGGAAATTGAGGGCTAGATAAACCCCAATAGCAGTCGCCACCCCTTTACCGCCTTCAAAACCATAAAAAACGGGATATAAATGCCCTAAAAAGGCGGCTAACCCTATTAATACTTGCCATTCATAGCTATAGCCTAGGACGTAGTGTGCTACAAAAACCGGGATGAAACCTTTTAAGCCATCGCCTAGTAAGGTAATAATGGCAGCCTTTTTACCCCCAATTCTGAGCATATTAGTAGCTCCGGGGTTTTTAGAGCCCGTAGAGCGTGGGTCGGGTAAGTTCATTGCTTTGGCGGTAATAATTGCG contains:
- a CDS encoding PstS family phosphate ABC transporter substrate-binding protein → MKSLTWLVAASLLMGFGAAQARDNIEIVGSSTVFPFSTSVAENYAKKTGNPAPKVEATGTGGGMKLFCSGVGVATPDITNASRRIKDSELEMCKKNGVNAVEVKVGYDGIAIANAKDAGGFDLSRKELFMALAKDVPQEDGTTAANKFTTWKQINANLPDTKIEVLGPPPTSGTRDAFVEMVMHEGCKSFDWVKKLEKDDNAKFKAICEGIREDGHYVEAGENDNLIVQKLNANPNALGIFGFSFLDQNSEKVKGAKIDGVDISFESIAAGKYPVSRPLYMYVKKEHVGTIKGLEDFVAEFTSDAAWGDEGYLADKGMIPMPAEERAKFAADGKAMTALTGL
- a CDS encoding 1-acyl-sn-glycerol-3-phosphate acyltransferase, which codes for MPIIRRLWRLSALFIHLLIGVVLALVLTGILRKTYQHDVFKRAKQWWLKRLASITGAEVIISGEPLLQRVLWVANHVSWLDIGVVGGVGVPRFLSKIEVKKWPIVGWLATQAGTLYIDRGQSGETAAEAVRQALLQGDRVALFPEGTTTDGKNVKHFFARIFAPALDTETPVQPVVLRYTDQQGAALESVPYVGQQNLLINLWRVTGLPRFKAHIQFLPPIATAGLNRKEVATQCEELIRAELLANHSSDLVKD
- a CDS encoding radical SAM protein, which encodes MSQATSAAPNFSSRRKSYAVWETTLKCNLACTHCGSRAGEARVNELSRAEAFDLVRQMAEVGITEVTMIGGEAFLRSDWLDIAEEITRQGMICSMTTGGYGINRTTAQRMKDAGINQISVSVDGMRQTHDKLRGKIGSWRYAFETMEHLNAVGLYFGANTQVNRLSAPEFPLLYQALVDAGAKAWQIQMTVPMGNAADNSDILMQPHELLIFHPLLAHLAKRGYQQGFYVQPGNNYGYYGPYDRMLRGFGRETEFSFWRGCYAGLSTIGIEADGTIKGCPSLPTAAYSGGSIRDASLVEILTERDELTFNLKAGTAAGTEHLWGFCKTCDFAALCRGACNWTAHVFFDRRGNNPYCHHRALVNASNNVRETVMIRRKANGLPFDNGVFDLTTSDFDAPLAVDPLSFSVDKIQWPEAWLQANPHLSTELSQEVQRNIETMRQAQQRPKSTTQAVKV
- the plsY gene encoding glycerol-3-phosphate 1-O-acyltransferase PlsY: MYPELSSLMPWLIVIAGYLLGSISAAIITAKAMNLPDPRSTGSKNPGATNMLRIGGKKAAIITLLGDGLKGFIPVFVAHYVLGYSYEWQVLIGLAAFLGHLYPVFYGFEGGKGVATAIGVYLALNFPAAMITIATWLIMARVFKYSSLAALTATLLAPLYFYLMTQNGGVFIGLLVMTAFIYYRHKSNIQNLLNGTEKKLGSR